A stretch of DNA from Pseudoalteromonas ruthenica:
TCTTTGTGGTTAGTAGTAAAAAGCCAGCGTTTAATTCCGGTTGCAGGCCCGTGATGTTCATGTGTTGCAGCTGCTGTACTCATTGTTCCTCCCCATCAATATAGGCCTGAATCACGCTTGGTTGAACGATGTCACCGGTTTCATTACCGAAGGCATTGCGTTGGTAAGTAACCACCGCAGCCAACTCTTTAAGCGTAAGTTGACCGACAAATGCCTGCATCGCAGTCCCTGGCTTACCGTGCACCACAATATCGATATGGTCGTTAATATCGCCGGTGGCTATTGGACTGCCTTTAATGGCGGGGAAGACTCCAGGTAAACCGAGCCCCGTAGGCTGATGACAAGCTGCACAGCGCGTGATGTACACTTGCTCGCCCGATGCCATTAGCTCATCTTCAGAGAGGATTTGTTCTAGCAGCTCAGCATCGGCCTGCGCCTGAGCTTGCTTCGCTTGTTTCTGCTCTGCCAGCCAAGCGTCAAACTCTTCAGGGGGTTTTGCTTCTACGACCACCGGCATAAAGCCGTGGTCTTTACCGCATAACTCGGCGCACTGGCCGCGATACGTACCCGGTTCGTTTACGCGTGTCCAAGCTTCGTTGATAAACCCAGGGTTAGCGTCTTTCTTTACTGCAAAATCGGGCACCCACCAAGAGTGAATGACGTCATCTGAGGTCATTAAGAAACGTACTTTTTGATTAGTGGGAATGACCAAGGGTTTATCTACTTCGAGGAGGTAATTGTCGCCCTTATTTTGCGCATTTTTGATTTGCTCTTGAGGCGTTGACAGCAGTGAGTAGAAGCCCACATCGTGGCCCATATACTCGTAGTGCCATTTCCATTGTGAACCAGTCACCTTAATGGTGATATCGGCCTTTGTTGTATCCTCCATAGCAATCAGGGTTTTGGTGGCCGGAACAGCCATGGCTATGAGAATAACAAATGGAATCGCTGTCCAAAGTATTTCTACTTTGGTGCTTTCATGAAAGGTAGCGGGGGTGACCCCTTTTGACTTGCGGTGTTTGAGCAGCGCCCAAAACATCACCGCGAAAACAACCACACCAATCACACAGCATATAATAAATATGGTCATGTGTAGTTGGTAAACATTTTCGCTAATGTCAGTTACCCCTTGGCGCAAGTTGTACTTGCTATTCGCGGACACCAATTGAGGGAATAACAGACATAGCAACATGAGGGAGCTCAGCTTCTTCATGTGTACCATCTCCTTATTGTTGCGCAATGCAAGGAAGAGGCGGTTACAGCTTAATACCCAATCTTCGTTATTATTATGCTTTTACCAGTCGACAACTTTGACCCTAAATAAACTGTTGAAAAACCGACCAGCAAAGCCTGTAATATAACCAATTAGTCAAAGATTGAGCTAATAGCAAGTTAATACACTACTTTTGTTTACGTTTTATTAATAAATTAACAGGAATATTCAAGCTGTTAGAAAGCACTGTGGCTAAGGAGGGAACATGGGGAAAGCCCCTAATAACAGACCTATTAGAGGCAAAATAAGTAAATTTAATTACATCCAGTCGGCGTTTCGGATCACACCTACAGCTAAGCCTTCAATATTAAAGGATTCGTTCTCTAAATCGACTTCAATGGGTGTGAATTCTTCATTCTCTGCATGCAGCAGAACCTTACGCCCAGCTTTTTCTAAACGCTTCACGGTGACATCTTCATCAACCCGCGCGACCACCACTTGGCCGTTTTCAGCCACCTGAGTGCGATGTACCGCTAATAAGTCGCCATCCATAATGCCGATGTCTTTCATACTCATGCCATTTACGCGCAGCAAATAATCTGCAGCAGGCTTGAACAGTAGTGGGTCTATCTGGCAGTGACTCTCTATATGCTGTTGTGCAAGAATGGGCTCGCCCGCAGCAACACGGCCAATTAAAGGCAGGCCCAATTGTTCGGGTTCTTCTTCCTCGACCAATTGAATACCTCGACTCGCGCCAGGCTTCATTTTGATTACGCCTTTCTTAGCCAACGCCTTAAGATGTTCTTCTGCGGCGTTAGCACTGCG
This window harbors:
- the coxB gene encoding cytochrome c oxidase subunit II, encoding MKKLSSLMLLCLLFPQLVSANSKYNLRQGVTDISENVYQLHMTIFIICCVIGVVVFAVMFWALLKHRKSKGVTPATFHESTKVEILWTAIPFVILIAMAVPATKTLIAMEDTTKADITIKVTGSQWKWHYEYMGHDVGFYSLLSTPQEQIKNAQNKGDNYLLEVDKPLVIPTNQKVRFLMTSDDVIHSWWVPDFAVKKDANPGFINEAWTRVNEPGTYRGQCAELCGKDHGFMPVVVEAKPPEEFDAWLAEQKQAKQAQAQADAELLEQILSEDELMASGEQVYITRCAACHQPTGLGLPGVFPAIKGSPIATGDINDHIDIVVHGKPGTAMQAFVGQLTLKELAAVVTYQRNAFGNETGDIVQPSVIQAYIDGEEQ
- the lexA gene encoding transcriptional repressor LexA → MRPLTKRQSQILELIKVFIKDTGMPPTRAEIAQTLGFRSANAAEEHLKALAKKGVIKMKPGASRGIQLVEEEEPEQLGLPLIGRVAAGEPILAQQHIESHCQIDPLLFKPAADYLLRVNGMSMKDIGIMDGDLLAVHRTQVAENGQVVVARVDEDVTVKRLEKAGRKVLLHAENEEFTPIEVDLENESFNIEGLAVGVIRNADWM